The window ttgaaagaacacatacggtgggtaaccaaattactgttgagcaattgatagaaaagcgcatagttatgacgacatctaaggcaatgataatgaatataggcatcatgtccgcgacaagtagaccgaaacaattcacatctactactattacttcacacatcgacccctatccagcatgcatctagtgtattaagttaacaagaacgaagtaaagccttaagcaagatgacatgatgtagagggataaactcaagaaatatgatataaaccccatctttttatccttaatggcaacaatacaaatacatgcctcgctaccccttttgtcactgggtgaggacaccgcaagattgaacccatcacaaagcacctctcccattgcaagatagatcaatctagttggccaaaacagatcaatagatcagagagaaacgcaaagctatcttaatcatggataaaagagttcagagaagactcaaataatattcatagataatcttatcataaatccaaaattcatctgatctcaacaaacgcaccacAAAATAAGATTACTTCGAATAGAACTCCAAAAACactgaggagaacattgtattgaagatcaaagagagagaagaagccatctagctactagctatggacccgtaggtccgtggtaaactactcacacatcatcggaagggcaacaaggttgatgtacaagccctccgtgatcgagtccccctccgacggagtgccggaaaaggcccaagatgggatctcatgagaacagaagcttgcggtggcggaagagtatttttggtgtgccctctggtgTAGAGGGAATATTCGGGTATTTATGGAGCAAAGATTAGGGTTAGGGGagtcccgaggggcccacaagcctgggggcacacccccctagggcgcgccctcagggcttgtggccctcttgtggctcctctggcctcctcccgaagcttcgtggttgtcttctggtccaagaaaaatcatcgtaaagttttattccgtttggactccctttggtattgattttctttAAAAGACAAAAGcaaggaaaaaacaacaactggcactgggcactaggttaataggttagtccaaaaattgatataaaatagcattttaatgcatataaaacatccaagattgataatataataacatggaacaataaaaaattatagatacgttggagacgtatcagcgcggCATCGATCTGGGGGAAAAGGCACTGCGTGAACATAGTGCGGCGCAGCGTGGGTTCGAGGCGGAGCACGGATGGCGGCAGTGAGCGCGGATGTCCAGCATGAAAGCTGAGCTCATCGAGCCGACCTAGGGCTGGTGATAGGAACCAGTCATGAAACCTGGGTTCGGCCTTGcagttggaacggaacttgccgatggcaaggcgtCTGACCGGCCCAGGGTGCATGGCGAGGATGTGGGACAATGTGTCCAAGCGTTTGCACTCCTTGCTGTAGAGCTCATCTTTGTCTATGAGGTCAAGGGTGGTGGAGTGCCAGaaggggcgccaccgccgggagaggaCAATTATCCGCACGCCAGATTTGAtggggaggagggatatgatggtTACCAACATCTCGTCGGGGAGGCTTCTGATGAAGTCCACGCTCGCCGGAGGCTCTTGCGGTTCTGGCTCAACCCACCTCTGCTTGTTGGCcagctcttccttcatcacaaCAGGCGGCtattgtgacagcctggtttttgccccctcttatttgcctgattttcatttggagttattctaaaatttggaatttttgaatcttttcatatggactaaAACACTTGggtatccttggctttcacccaagtgattcatttccctccctaatcatcatttcccttctgatccaccccaaaataatctttggagtattttcttaaatgaaaaatattcattttcctctaaaaaaccctagctagttcaatatgctccaaagcaaccacaatttttatggcccagaaaaatctgagataattcacaaatattgtTTGAATCCTGGgacaccttcctgagcaaaaatatttcatcactttttggaatatttttgctacagaaaatattttctgttctggacagaaatggtggtttctacag is drawn from Aegilops tauschii subsp. strangulata cultivar AL8/78 chromosome 1, Aet v6.0, whole genome shotgun sequence and contains these coding sequences:
- the LOC109770879 gene encoding putative F-box/FBD/LRR-repeat protein At5g52460, producing the protein MKEELANKQRWVEPEPQEPPASVDFIRSLPDEMLVTIISLLPIKSGVRIIVLSRRWRPFWHSTTLDLIDKDELYSKECKRLDTLSHILAMHPGPVRRLAIGKFRSNCKAEPRFHDWFLSPALGRLDELSFHAGHPRSLPPSVLRLEPTLRRTMFTQCLFPQIDAALIRLQLNTSQALPKRYCLHYFKAWTIDTNSKSWGG